A stretch of the Musa acuminata AAA Group cultivar baxijiao chromosome BXJ2-7, Cavendish_Baxijiao_AAA, whole genome shotgun sequence genome encodes the following:
- the LOC103990810 gene encoding la protein 1 — translation MAATPLDEAKAKNVLRQVEFYFSDSNLPRDNFLKKTVQDSEDGLVSLALLCSFTRMKNHLGLSAAMKPEEIPEETVLSVADVLRSSPSLRVSEDGKRVGRSTEMMKPEEVIEQVDSRTIAVTPLPYDVKSEVVESFFALHGKVNSVRLPRHVSDKRHFCGTALIEFSEEADATKLLEEKLVFAGAELEIKPKKDFDSKRERMWKDAEKSRFNRNASNGSYPKGVIVAFKLKKKQEDKCVEQNGADKVNDDAGFCKAEQGLNTASEESEQLAVAVGESTDGVDKENETKAAEDVPKEREEEVTDDVAEDRENKDDKGPSTDSVEVKNPVPDNESDNDSIVTREDLKQIFQKFGAVKYVDYRMGEESGYIRFDDPDAATKSRAMAVLVDDGGLTVKNYIVTLEALTGESEKEYWNLLRSNQERHRGRGGKYNRGGRTHGKRPWHTDSAERQPRKSHKVEATA, via the exons ATGGCGGCGACCCCCTTGGACGAGGCCAAGGCGAAGAACGTCCTCCGCCAG GTGGAGTTCTACTTCAGCGATAGCAACCTCCCCCGCGACAATTTCCTAAAGAAGACCGTCCAGGACAGCGAGGATGGAT TGGTGAGCTTGGCGTTGCTGTGTTCGTTTACTCGGATGAAAAATCACCTGGGCTTGAGTGCAGCCATGAAGCCGGAGGAGATCCCGGAGGAGACTGTGTTGTCGGTGGCTGATGTCTTGAGGAGTTCGCCTTCTCTTCGAGTCTCAGAAGATG GGAAGAGAGTCGGTAGGAGTACTGAAATGATGAAGCCAGAAGAAGTTATTGAGCAAGTTGATTCAAGGACTATTGCTGTCACACCTTTGCCTTATGATGTTAAGTCAGAAGTTGTTGAGTCTTTTTTTGCTCTTCATGGAAAG GTAAATAGTGTGAGGCTACCTCGTCATGTTTCTGACAAAAGACACTTTTGTGGCACTGCTTTGATTGAATTTTCGGAAGAAGCTGACGCAACAAAACTTTTAGAGGAGAAGTTGGTTTTTGCTGGAGCAGAGCTAGAAATAAAGCCAAA GAAGGATTTTGATTCTAAAAGGGAGAGGATGTGGAAGGATGCTGAGAAATCTCGCTTTAACAGAAATGCTTCAAATGGAAG CTATCCGAAAGGTGTAATTGTTGCATTCAAGTTGAAGAAAAAGCAAGAGGATAAATGTGTGGAACAGAATGGTGCGGACAAGGTTAATGATGATGCAGGATTCTGCAAAGCGGAACAGGGTCTGAACACAGCAAGTGAAGAAAGTGAACAATTAGCAGTGGCTGTGGGCGAGTCAACAGATGGTGTTGACAAGGAAAATGAAACTAAGGCCGCTGAAGATGTCCCaaaggaaagagaagaggagGTTACTGATGATGTTGCTGAAGATAGAGAAAACAAGGATGACAAAGGTCCATCAACTGACAGTGTGGAGGTGAAGAACCCTGTGCCTGATAATGAGAGTGACAATGACAGTATTGTTACCAGAGAGGATCTTAAACAGATATTCCAGAAATTTGGTGCTGTTAAG TATGTTGACTACAGAATGGGGGAGGAATCTGGATACATCCGTTTTGACGATCCTGATGCAGCTACAAAATCTCGTGCGATGGCAGTGCTTGTTGATGACGGTGGCTTGACCGTGAAGAATTACATAGTCACCTTGGAAGCCTTGACTG GTGAGTCGGAAAAGGAGTACTGGAACTTGCTTCGCAGCAATCAGGAGCGGCATAGAGGAAG AGGTGGTAAATACAACAGAGGTGGGAGAACGCACGGCAAGCGACCATGGCACACTGATTCAGCTGAGAGACAGCCTAGAAAATCTCACAAAGTTGAGGCCACTGCATGA
- the LOC103990808 gene encoding transcription factor TCP20-like, translating into MDRKSCAKLPRDVPKFQQTLCLPQGDKKEPTTAADSVASAERRDLLPSAALGGRELQVAAAREKDEQRRQLAPRRSSNKDRHTKVDGRGRRIRMPALCAARIFQLTRELGHKSDGETVQWLLQQAEPSIIAATGTGTIPASALAAASTGAVYSHLGASVPAGLHQKLDEMGQRAAAAVQPNWAAVGAAGLPRSHPGLWPTPVCGFDSGFMRPSAAASSSSNNVGAGGGGSGDASIGSFVQRTGLHGLELPGSNLSAMSFASMLGGHGQQLPGLELGLSQDGRIGVWNLEAMGQIYQQMEPGRLVAGANGAGQWQQQQTHQSDDSSQGSEQ; encoded by the coding sequence ATGGATCGCAAGAGCTGTGCCAAGTTGCCACGGGACGTCCCCAAGTTCCAGCAGACCCTGTGCCTCCCTCAGGGAGATAAGAAAGAACCCACCACAGCCGCGGACTCTGTGGCATCTGCTGAAAGGAGAGACCTTTTACCTTCCGCAGCCTTGGGTGGTAGAGAGTTACAAGTGGCCGCAGCGAGAGAGAAGGATGAGCAAAGGCGGCAGCTTGCGCCCAGGAGGAGCTCCAACAAGGACCGGCACACCAAAGTCGACGGCAGGGGGAGAAGGATCAGGATGCCCGCCCTCTGCGCCGCCAGGATCTTTCAGCTTACCCGTGAATTGGGCCACAAGTCGGACGGGGAGACCGTCCAGTGGCTCCTCCAGCAAGCGGAGCCCTCCATCATCGCCGCCACCGGCACGGGCACTATCCCGGCGTCCGCCCTCGCCGCTGCGTCCACCGGCGCTGTGTACTCCCACCTGGGCGCCAGCGTCCCTGCGGGACTCCACCAGAAGCTCGATGAAATGGGACAGAGAGCGGCCGCCGCCGTACAACCCAACTGGGCCGCGGTCGGGGCTGCCGGCCTGCCTCGGTCGCACCCGGGCTTGTGGCCGACGCCGGTGTGTGGCTTCGATTCCGGATTCATGCGTCCGTCAGCGGCAGCCTCATCGAGCTCGAACAACGTCGGGGCaggaggcggcggcagcggcgacgcTTCCATAGGCAGTTTCGTGCAGAGGACGGGGCTGCATGGGCTGGAATTGCCAGGCTCCAACCTCAGCGCGATGAGCTTCGCCTCCATGCTCGGCGGGCATGGGCAGCAGCTGCCGGGGCTGGAGCTCGGGCTCTCGCAAGATGGGCGTATCGGGGTATGGAATCTAGAGGCCATGGGCCAGATATATCAGCAGATGGAACCAGGGAGGTTGGTGGCAGGCGCTAATGGTGCCGGGCAATGGCAACAGCAGCAGACTCATCAGTCAGATGATTCATCACAGGGATCAGAACAGTAG